The following coding sequences are from one Lagopus muta isolate bLagMut1 chromosome 33, bLagMut1 primary, whole genome shotgun sequence window:
- the LOC125686247 gene encoding E3 ubiquitin-protein ligase TRIM39-like isoform X1 — MSPPCYFQPYCSLCSTSCIRRKAGPQQGALSRKTRSSSCSGQLEDLKNEIEKRQKNAAKLSEEISQQETKPQGEKSQHSDVKSPTTRCGKVTFQLPAGPEERLSHFSWRNGALKEHLKKLQASITLDPDTAHPDLVLSEDRKSVKRGAGQQDLPDNPERFAYWPFVLGHPSFSSGRHCWEVEVGDEGDWAIGVARESIPRKGQLSLCPKGGIWGVEKWGGQIRALTTHKVTLLALRWVPRRVSIHLDYAGGTVAFFDADEGGLIFVFSHASFAGEGVRPWLWVVGVRSQLRLCP, encoded by the exons ATGAGCCCCCCATGCTATTTCCAGCCCTACTGCTCTTTGTGTTCCACTTCTTGCATCAGAAGGAAAGCTGGGCCCCAGCAGGGAGCGCTCAGCAGGAAAACACGGAGCTCTTCTTGCTCTGGGCAGCTGGAAGACCTGAAAAATGAGATCgagaagaggcagaaaaacGCCGCCAAGCTCTCGGAGGAGATTTCCCAGCAGGAAACGAAACCACAGGGAGAGAAGAGCCAGCATTCG GATGTGAAAAGCCCCACCACCAG GTGCGGAAAGGTGACCTTCCAGCTGCCAGCGGGGCCAGAAGAGAGGCTGAGCCATTTCTCATGGAGGAACGGAGCTCTGAAGGAACACCTCAAGAAGCTTCAAG CCAGCATCACCCTGGACCCCGACACCGCTCACCCTGACCTCGTCCTCTCCGAAGACAGAAAGAGTGTGAAACGTGGGGCAGGACAGCAGGACCTCCCCGATAACCCCGAAAGATTCGCCTACTGGCCCTTTGTTTTGGGCCACCCAAGCTTCTCCTCCGGCCGTCACTGCTGGGAGGTGGAAGTGGGGGACGAAGGGGACTGGGCCATCGGCGTGGCTCGAGAATCCATCCCACGAAAAGGTCAACTGAGCCTCTGTCCCaaaggggggatttggggggtgGAGAAATGGGGGGGACAGATCCGGGCTCTCACCACCCACAAGGTGACCCTGTTAGCACTGCGCTGGGTGCCCAGGAGGGTCAGCATCCACTTGGATTACGCCGGAGGGACGGTGGCGTTTTTTGACGCCGACGAAGGGGGgctcatctttgttttttcccacgCGTCTTTTGCTGGGGAGGGCGTCCGTCCATGGCTGTGGGTGGTGGGGGTCAGGtcccagctcaggctgtgccCCTGA
- the LOC125686237 gene encoding tripartite motif-containing protein 15-like isoform X3: MYFWGHLCIFGIAAGLGTCQACVYQPGSHSIPCVKEITLQILPNSANIPLTGFSSLPLLWFCFWDKLSRCSPNPRRDDLWLFGVQFPLALEKTKKEGKRVVCEFEQLQRFLKEKERFLLVQLADLDRAIAKVQEDAVTKVLEEMSHLDTLIWEMEGKFQQPDSKFLLDIRRLLNSCEVMKFSPPAEISPTLERRLEDFLHKNVLVRCTLRKCQDSLMFQLQEPANITMDPTTAHPNLHLSEDRKQARGQLMPQELPENPERFSFEPCVLGCQGFTSGRHFWEVEVGQGGVWALGVARASMKRKGPMSFSPKEGVWALEAYHSLTSPRANLRLNALPRRIRVSLDYEGGRVAFFSSDDDTPILVYTRASFNGEKVLPWFKIGMGARLQEITQNSPSEEQPTSGQLMSHLDWVGFRSPLKICS; the protein is encoded by the exons ATGTATTTTTGGGGGCACTTATGCATTTTTGGCATCGCAGCCGGGCTGGGAACGTGCCAAGCCTGTGTTTATCAGCCGGGGTCACACAGCATCCCCTGCGTTAAGGAGATAACGCTGCAGATCCTCCCAAACTCTGCAAATATCCCCCTTACAGGATTCAGCTCCCTCCCCCtcctttggttttgcttttgggATAAACTTTCCCGCTGTTCCCCGAATCCCCGGCGAGACGATCTTTGGCTTTTTGGTGTTCAGTTCCCATTGGCACTG GAGAAAAccaagaaggaagggaagagggtAGTGTGTGAATTCGAGCAGTTGCAGCGATTTCTGAAGGAGAAGGAGCGTTTCCTGCTGGTCCAGCTGGCAGACCTGGACAGAGCCATCGCCAAAGTGCAGGAGGACGCGGTGACCAAGGTGTTGGAGGAGATGTCCCACCTCGACACCCTGATCTGGGAGATGGAGGGCAAATTCCAGCAGCCCGACAGCAAATTCCTGCTG GACATCAGGAGGCTCCTGAATAG CTGTGAGGTGATGAAGTTCAGCCCCCCGGCAGAGATTTCCCCCACTCTGGAAAGAAGATTGGAGGACTTTCTTCACAAGAACGTCCTGGTGAGATGCACGCTGAGGAAGTGCCAAG acagCCTGATGTTTCAACTGCAGGAGCCAG CCAACATCACCATGGACCCCACCACCGCTCACCCCAACCTCCACCTCTCCGAGGACCGAAAACAAGCCCGGGGTCAACTGATGCCGCAGGAGCTCCCCGAGAACCCCGAGAGGTTCAGCTTCGAGCCCTGCGTGTTGGGCTGCCAGGGCTTCACCTCGGGGAGGCACTTCTGGGAGGTGGAGGTGGGACAGGGGGGGGTTTGGGCCCTTGGGGTGGCCCGAGCTTCCATGAAGAGGAAGGGACCCATGAGCTTCAGCCCCAAAGAAGGGGTCTGGGCGCTGGAGGCCTATCACTCCCTCACGTCCCCCCGTGCCAACCTACGTCTGAATGCACTGCCCAGAAGGATTCGGGTCTCCTTGGACTACGAAGGGGGTCGGGTGGCGTTTTTCAGCTCGGATGACGACACTCCCATCTTGGTGTACACCAGGGCTTCGTTCAACGGGGAGAAGGTCCTCCCTTGGTTCAAGATAGGGATGGGGGCTCGCCTGCAAGAAATCACCCAAAATTCCCCTTCGGAGGAGCAGCCCACGAGCGGGCAGCTGATGTCTCATCTGGACTGGGTCGGGTTCAGGTCTCCACTAAAGATCTGTTCTTGA
- the LOC125686237 gene encoding E3 ubiquitin-protein ligase TRIM39-like isoform X1, producing MATQSPLDSLQSEASCSICLGYFQNPVSIPCGHNFCRVCISRCWEGLEGNFPCPQCRKTTLHKNFRPSRELANIAGIARQLSLHSSTWCKQHCEALKLFCKEDQEPICAQCDASQAHRCHTVLPAHQAAQEYKEEIQARLQASKEEREKYLESRKTGGRTGLYLEKTKKEGKRVVCEFEQLQRFLKEKERFLLVQLADLDRAIAKVQEDAVTKVLEEMSHLDTLIWEMEGKFQQPDSKFLLDIRRLLNSCEVMKFSPPAEISPTLERRLEDFLHKNVLVRCTLRKCQDSLMFQLQEPANITMDPTTAHPNLHLSEDRKQARGQLMPQELPENPERFSFEPCVLGCQGFTSGRHFWEVEVGQGGVWALGVARASMKRKGPMSFSPKEGVWALEAYHSLTSPRANLRLNALPRRIRVSLDYEGGRVAFFSSDDDTPILVYTRASFNGEKVLPWFKIGMGARLQEITQNSPSEEQPTSGQLMSHLDWVGFRSPLKICS from the exons ATGGCCACGCAGAGCCCCTTGGACAGCCTGCAGAGCGAAGCCTCCTGCTCCATCTGCTTGGGTTACTTCCAGAATCCCGTCTCCATCCCCTGCGGCCACAATTTCTGCCGGGTTTGCATCTCCCGCTGCTGGGAAGGACTGGAGGGTAATTTCCCCTGTCCACAATGCAGGAAAACGACGTTGCACAAAAATTTCCGCCCCAGCAGAGAGCTGGCAAATATCGCCGGCATCGCCCGGCAGCTGAGCTTGCATTCCTCGACTTGGTGCAAGCAGCACTGCGAGGCTCTCAAGCTCTTCTGCAAAGAGGACCAAGAGCCCATCTGCGCTCAGTGCGACGCGTCCCAGGCTCACCGCTGCCACACTGTGCTCCCTGCCCACCAGGCGGCCCAGGAGTACAAG GAAGAAATCCAGGCTCGCCTCCAGGCTTcaaaggaggagagggaaaaatacctggaaagcagaaagactgGTGGAAGGACAGGCTTGTATTTG GAGAAAAccaagaaggaagggaagagggtAGTGTGTGAATTCGAGCAGTTGCAGCGATTTCTGAAGGAGAAGGAGCGTTTCCTGCTGGTCCAGCTGGCAGACCTGGACAGAGCCATCGCCAAAGTGCAGGAGGACGCGGTGACCAAGGTGTTGGAGGAGATGTCCCACCTCGACACCCTGATCTGGGAGATGGAGGGCAAATTCCAGCAGCCCGACAGCAAATTCCTGCTG GACATCAGGAGGCTCCTGAATAG CTGTGAGGTGATGAAGTTCAGCCCCCCGGCAGAGATTTCCCCCACTCTGGAAAGAAGATTGGAGGACTTTCTTCACAAGAACGTCCTGGTGAGATGCACGCTGAGGAAGTGCCAAG acagCCTGATGTTTCAACTGCAGGAGCCAG CCAACATCACCATGGACCCCACCACCGCTCACCCCAACCTCCACCTCTCCGAGGACCGAAAACAAGCCCGGGGTCAACTGATGCCGCAGGAGCTCCCCGAGAACCCCGAGAGGTTCAGCTTCGAGCCCTGCGTGTTGGGCTGCCAGGGCTTCACCTCGGGGAGGCACTTCTGGGAGGTGGAGGTGGGACAGGGGGGGGTTTGGGCCCTTGGGGTGGCCCGAGCTTCCATGAAGAGGAAGGGACCCATGAGCTTCAGCCCCAAAGAAGGGGTCTGGGCGCTGGAGGCCTATCACTCCCTCACGTCCCCCCGTGCCAACCTACGTCTGAATGCACTGCCCAGAAGGATTCGGGTCTCCTTGGACTACGAAGGGGGTCGGGTGGCGTTTTTCAGCTCGGATGACGACACTCCCATCTTGGTGTACACCAGGGCTTCGTTCAACGGGGAGAAGGTCCTCCCTTGGTTCAAGATAGGGATGGGGGCTCGCCTGCAAGAAATCACCCAAAATTCCCCTTCGGAGGAGCAGCCCACGAGCGGGCAGCTGATGTCTCATCTGGACTGGGTCGGGTTCAGGTCTCCACTAAAGATCTGTTCTTGA
- the LOC125686239 gene encoding E3 ubiquitin-protein ligase TRIM39-like yields MDEDNPAESFQDEASCSLCLGFFQDPVSIHCGHNFCRACITRCWEEEEQTFPCPRCKATATQPNLRPNRELAKIIEIAKRLSLRAPGAGERLCERHHEVLKLFCEEDQAPICLVCRESQAHRLHAAVPIEEAVEEQKEKIQAHVQILKEKKEKLQGLKEAEEGKSLEFLEKVQQERQKVALDVKELQRFVEQQERLLMGRLEKLDQEIVRRKEENLAKILEEISSISEQICELEEKCQQPPCEFLQDSRNILSRLENEKSQKVTEILPAAGGNPTSPAQKNTSLKETLMQFRESLTLDPDTAHPRLLLSEDQKCVRWEEARHPTPDNPKRFDSSRCVLGCRGFNAGRHYWEVEVGDGEAWAVGVAKESVGRKGRISVKPEAGIWAVGQCGAQYQALTSPASPIALLSAPRVIGIYLDYEAGRVAFFDANNEVPIFAYPPTSFGGERLLPLLCLGRGCRFTLGP; encoded by the exons ATGGATGAAGATAACCCAGCTGAGAGCTTCCAGGACGAGGCTTCCTGCTCCCTCTGCTTGGGCTTCTTCCAAGATCCCGTCTCCATCCACTGCGGGCACAACTTCTGCAGGGCCTGCATCACCCGCtgctgggaggaagaggagcaaaCCTTCCCCTGCCCTCGCTGCAAGGCGACGGCCACGCAGCCAAACCTGCGGCCCAACCGCGAGCTGGCCAAGATCATCGAGATTGCCAAAAGGCTGAGCCTGAGGGCCCCCGGTGCTGGGGAGAGGCTCTGCGAGAGGCACCACGAGGTCCTGAAGCTGTTCTGCGAGGAGGACCAGGCTCCCATCTGCCTGGTGTGCAGGGAGTCCCAGGCGCACCGCCTGCACGCCGCCGTCCCCATCGAGGAGGCGGTGGAGGAGCAGAAG GAGAAAATCCAGGCTCACGTGCAGatcctgaaggaaaagaaggagaaactGCAGGGGCTGAAAGAggctgaggaagggaaaagcctgGAATTCCTC GAGAAGGTCCAGCAGGAGAGGCAGAAGGTGGCGTTGGACGTCAAGGAGCTGCAGCGGTTCGTGGAGCAACAGGAGCGTCTCCTGATGGGGCGGCTGGAAAAGCTGGACCAGGAAATCgtgaggaggaaagaggagaacCTGGCCAAGATCCTGGAGGAGATTTCCTCCATCAGTGAGCAGATCTGCGAGCTGGAGGAGAAATGCCAGCAGCCACCGTGTGAATTCCTACAG GACAGCAGGAACATCTTGAGCAG GCTGGAGAATGAGAAATCCCAGAAGGTGACAGAGATattgcctgcagcaggagggaacCCAACCAGCCCTGCTCAGAAAAACACCTCCCTCAAGGAGACATTGATGCAGTTTCGAG AAAGTCTGACGTTGGATCCCGACACGGCGCATCCCCGGCTGCTCCTGTCCGAAGACCAGAAATGCGTGCGATGGGAAGAAGCCCGGCACCCCACCCCTGACAACCCCAAACGCTTCGATTCGTCCCGCTGCGTCCTGGGCTGCCGAGGCTTCAACGCCGGGCGGCACTACTGGGAGGTGGAGGTGGGAGACGGGGAGGCGTGGGCCGTCGGAGTGGCCAAGGAGTcggtggggaggaaggggaggatcaGCGTCAAACCCGAGGCGGGGATCTGGGCGGTGGGGCAATGCGGGGCGCAGTACCAGGCTCTCACGTCGCCCGCCAGCCCCATCGCGCTGCTCTCTGCCCCCAGGGTGATTGGGATTTATCTGGATTACGAGGCCGGGCGAGTGGCGTTTTTCGACGCCAACAACGAGGTGCCCATTTTTGCCTACCCTCCCACTTCTTTTGGAGGGGAGAGGCTCCTTCCATTGCTCTGCCTGGGGAGGGGCTGCCGCTTCACACTGGGCCCGTGA
- the LOC125686247 gene encoding butyrophilin subfamily 1 member A1-like isoform X2, with protein MPTHGPTERLRLGGTVPSYNPPPVGPAGAHATHLVPTLSKDPNLALDPNLSPSLWHGGPQNLPLLLHPAASITLDPDTAHPDLVLSEDRKSVKRGAGQQDLPDNPERFAYWPFVLGHPSFSSGRHCWEVEVGDEGDWAIGVARESIPRKGQLSLCPKGGIWGVEKWGGQIRALTTHKVTLLALRWVPRRVSIHLDYAGGTVAFFDADEGGLIFVFSHASFAGEGVRPWLWVVGVRSQLRLCP; from the coding sequence ATGCCAACCCACGGCCCCACAGAACGGTTGAGGCTGGGAGGGACGGTCCCGTCCTACAACCCTCCTCCAGTGGGGCCAGCTGGAGCACATGCAACCCATTTAGTGCCAACCCTGTCCAAAGATCCAAACCTTGCTTTAGATCCAAACCTCTCCCCATCCTTGTGGCACGGAGGCCCCCAAAACCTCCCCCTCCTCTTACACCCCGCAGCCAGCATCACCCTGGACCCCGACACCGCTCACCCTGACCTCGTCCTCTCCGAAGACAGAAAGAGTGTGAAACGTGGGGCAGGACAGCAGGACCTCCCCGATAACCCCGAAAGATTCGCCTACTGGCCCTTTGTTTTGGGCCACCCAAGCTTCTCCTCCGGCCGTCACTGCTGGGAGGTGGAAGTGGGGGACGAAGGGGACTGGGCCATCGGCGTGGCTCGAGAATCCATCCCACGAAAAGGTCAACTGAGCCTCTGTCCCaaaggggggatttggggggtgGAGAAATGGGGGGGACAGATCCGGGCTCTCACCACCCACAAGGTGACCCTGTTAGCACTGCGCTGGGTGCCCAGGAGGGTCAGCATCCACTTGGATTACGCCGGAGGGACGGTGGCGTTTTTTGACGCCGACGAAGGGGGgctcatctttgttttttcccacgCGTCTTTTGCTGGGGAGGGCGTCCGTCCATGGCTGTGGGTGGTGGGGGTCAGGtcccagctcaggctgtgccCCTGA
- the LOC125686237 gene encoding tripartite motif-containing protein 15-like isoform X2, with protein sequence MYFWGHLCIFGIAAGLGTCQACVYQPGSHSIPCVKEITLQILPNSANIPLTGFSSLPLLWFCFWDKLSRCSPNPRRDDLWLFGVQFPLALVEKTKKEGKRVVCEFEQLQRFLKEKERFLLVQLADLDRAIAKVQEDAVTKVLEEMSHLDTLIWEMEGKFQQPDSKFLLDIRRLLNSCEVMKFSPPAEISPTLERRLEDFLHKNVLVRCTLRKCQDSLMFQLQEPANITMDPTTAHPNLHLSEDRKQARGQLMPQELPENPERFSFEPCVLGCQGFTSGRHFWEVEVGQGGVWALGVARASMKRKGPMSFSPKEGVWALEAYHSLTSPRANLRLNALPRRIRVSLDYEGGRVAFFSSDDDTPILVYTRASFNGEKVLPWFKIGMGARLQEITQNSPSEEQPTSGQLMSHLDWVGFRSPLKICS encoded by the exons ATGTATTTTTGGGGGCACTTATGCATTTTTGGCATCGCAGCCGGGCTGGGAACGTGCCAAGCCTGTGTTTATCAGCCGGGGTCACACAGCATCCCCTGCGTTAAGGAGATAACGCTGCAGATCCTCCCAAACTCTGCAAATATCCCCCTTACAGGATTCAGCTCCCTCCCCCtcctttggttttgcttttgggATAAACTTTCCCGCTGTTCCCCGAATCCCCGGCGAGACGATCTTTGGCTTTTTGGTGTTCAGTTCCCATTGGCACTGGTT GAGAAAAccaagaaggaagggaagagggtAGTGTGTGAATTCGAGCAGTTGCAGCGATTTCTGAAGGAGAAGGAGCGTTTCCTGCTGGTCCAGCTGGCAGACCTGGACAGAGCCATCGCCAAAGTGCAGGAGGACGCGGTGACCAAGGTGTTGGAGGAGATGTCCCACCTCGACACCCTGATCTGGGAGATGGAGGGCAAATTCCAGCAGCCCGACAGCAAATTCCTGCTG GACATCAGGAGGCTCCTGAATAG CTGTGAGGTGATGAAGTTCAGCCCCCCGGCAGAGATTTCCCCCACTCTGGAAAGAAGATTGGAGGACTTTCTTCACAAGAACGTCCTGGTGAGATGCACGCTGAGGAAGTGCCAAG acagCCTGATGTTTCAACTGCAGGAGCCAG CCAACATCACCATGGACCCCACCACCGCTCACCCCAACCTCCACCTCTCCGAGGACCGAAAACAAGCCCGGGGTCAACTGATGCCGCAGGAGCTCCCCGAGAACCCCGAGAGGTTCAGCTTCGAGCCCTGCGTGTTGGGCTGCCAGGGCTTCACCTCGGGGAGGCACTTCTGGGAGGTGGAGGTGGGACAGGGGGGGGTTTGGGCCCTTGGGGTGGCCCGAGCTTCCATGAAGAGGAAGGGACCCATGAGCTTCAGCCCCAAAGAAGGGGTCTGGGCGCTGGAGGCCTATCACTCCCTCACGTCCCCCCGTGCCAACCTACGTCTGAATGCACTGCCCAGAAGGATTCGGGTCTCCTTGGACTACGAAGGGGGTCGGGTGGCGTTTTTCAGCTCGGATGACGACACTCCCATCTTGGTGTACACCAGGGCTTCGTTCAACGGGGAGAAGGTCCTCCCTTGGTTCAAGATAGGGATGGGGGCTCGCCTGCAAGAAATCACCCAAAATTCCCCTTCGGAGGAGCAGCCCACGAGCGGGCAGCTGATGTCTCATCTGGACTGGGTCGGGTTCAGGTCTCCACTAAAGATCTGTTCTTGA